The Pseudomonas sp. Marseille-Q3773 DNA window CCGTTCCCCGCGCAGGGCGGCGATCAGCGCGGCGGCCAGTTCCGGCAACGAGGTACAGATGGCGACCACGGTCAGGCCGATGATGCGCTCGGACAGGCCGAGGTCGGTGGCCACTTCCACCGCGGCTTCCAGCAGCAGATGGCCGGCCAGGCTCAGCAGGCCCAGGCCTGCCAGCACCTGCAGCAGCGTGCCTGACCAGAAGCGCCCGGCGCTGGCGACGACGCTGGCCGGGGCAGGGTAGGTGCGCGCGTAGTGACGGGACTGGTGCCAAAGCGTCGCCAGGTAGCCGGCCAGGCCCACCAGCAGCAATGCCCCTTCGGTCCGGCCCAGGTGGCCGTTGGCGGACAGCCCGTAGACCAGCCCGCTGGCTGCGATCATCAGTGGAATGTCCAGGCGTACCAGCTGCCGCGACACCCGCAGCGGAATGATCAGCGCAGCCAGGCCGAGAATGACCAGCACGTTGAAGATGTTGCTGCCGATCACGCTGCCAACCGCCACATCCGGCGCCCCCTGGTAGGCGGCCTGCAGGCTCACGGTCAGTTGCGGCGCGGTACTGCCGAAGGCGACCAGGCTCAGGCCGATGATCAGTGGGCGTACGTGCAGGCGCTGGGCCAGGCGCAAGGCTGCGCGTACCAGCAGTTCGGCGCCAGCCACCAGCAACAACAGGGCAATGCCCAGTTGCAGAAGGCTGAAGGTGGCAAGGGTGGCCAAGTCGAAAATGGTCGGACTCCTGTCGCGTCAGTCGCTAAGCCCTTGTACTCGCACCCGCGCGGTTCCGCTACGGATCATGCCGATTTTTTCCGCCGCAGCACGTGACAGGTCGATGAGGCGGCCGCGGGTATGCGGCCCACGATCGTTGATACGCACTACCACGCTGCGCTGGTTGGCGGTGTTGGTAACCAGCACGCGGGTGCCGAAGGGCAGGCTGCGGTGGGCGGCAGTGAGGCCGTTTTGGTTGAACGGTTCGCCGCTGGCGGTGCGTTTGCCGTGGTGGCGCGAGCCGTAGTAGGAGGCGGTGCCCGTCTGGTCGTAGCCGCGCGGGTCGATGTCATGGCTGGCGCAGCCGGCCAACAGGGAATAGAGGGCGAGGGTGCTCAGGGATCGTTTTAGCAAGTCAGGTGCTCCGCTGCTGCAGTTGGGGCCGCTGTGCGGCCCATCGCCGGCAAGCCGACTACCACAGGGAACCCGCAGCCCTTGAGAGCGGTGCTGTACCTGTGAGAGCTGGCTTGCCGGCGATCGAGGGCGGAGCCCTCGCCGCATTTTCAAATCACCCTTCGAGCTTGGCCTTGAGCAATTGGTTCACCTGCCCGGGGTTGGCCTTGCCTTTGGAAGCTTTCATCGCCTGGCCGACGAAGAAGCCGAACATCTTGCCACGCTTGGCCTCGTCGGCGGCGCGGTACTGTTCGACCTGCTCGGCGTTGGCCGCCAGCACTTCGTCGAGCATCTTGTCGATCGCACCGGTATCGGTGACCTGCTTCAGGCCTTTACTGTCGATGATGCTGTCGGCGTCACCTTCACCGGCGGCCATGGCCTCGAACACGGTCTTGGCGATCTTGCCGCTGATGGTATTGTCGCGGATACGCAACAGCATGCCACCCAGTTGCGCGGCGCTGACCGGCGCCTGGTCGATCTCGATGCCCAGCTTGTTGAGCAGGCTGCCCAGCTCGACCATGACCCAGTTCGCAGCCAGCTTGGCGTCGCCACCAATTTTAACTACTTCTTCGAAGTAGTCCGCCTGTTCGCGGCTGGATGCCAGCACATTGGCGTCGTAGGCCGACAGGCCGTACTGCTTCTGGAAGCGCTCCACCTTTTGCGTCGGCAGCTCTGGCAGGCCGGCGCGGACAGTTTCCAGGAAGCTGTCCTCGATCACCACCGGCAGCAGGTCCGGGTCGGGGAAGTAACGGTAGTCGTTGGCTTCCTCCTTGCTGCGCATGGAGCGGGTCTCGTCCTTGTTCGGGTCGTACAGGCGGGTTTCCTGAACCACCTTGCCGCCGTCCTCGATCAGGTCGATCTGCCGCTGGATCTCGCTGTTGATCGCGCGCTCGATGAAGCGGAACGAGTTGACGTTCTTGATCTCGCAGCGGGTGCCAAATTCGGCCTGGCCTTTCGGCCGGATCGACACGTTGCAGTCGCAACGCAGCGAGCCTTCGGCCATGTTGCCGTCACAGATGCCCAGGTACCGCACCAGCGCGTGGATTGCCTTGACGTAGGCCACGGCTTCCTTGGCGCTGCGCATGTCCGGCTCGGAAACGATCTCCAGCAGCGGGGTGCCGGCACGGTTGAGGTCGATGCCGGTGGAGCCGCTGAAGTCTTCGTGCAGGCTCTTGCCGGCGTCTTCTTCCAGATGCGCACGGGTTACTCCGATGCGCTTGATGGTGCCGTCTTCCAGGGCGATGTCGAGGTGGCCCTTGCCGACGATCGGCAGGTCCATCTGGCTGATCTGGTAGCCCTTGGGCAGGTCGGGGTAGAAGTAGTTCTTGCGCGCGAACACGTTGCGCTTGCCGATCTCGGCGTCGA harbors:
- a CDS encoding calcium/sodium antiporter; protein product: MGIALLLLVAGAELLVRAALRLAQRLHVRPLIIGLSLVAFGSTAPQLTVSLQAAYQGAPDVAVGSVIGSNIFNVLVILGLAALIIPLRVSRQLVRLDIPLMIAASGLVYGLSANGHLGRTEGALLLVGLAGYLATLWHQSRHYARTYPAPASVVASAGRFWSGTLLQVLAGLGLLSLAGHLLLEAAVEVATDLGLSERIIGLTVVAICTSLPELAAALIAALRGEREIAVGTVIGSNLFNLLAVLGLTALVTPEPLSISPNALAFDLPVMLGVAALSLPVFYSGYRITRAEGLVFLCLYLAYGLHVAAFTMGLPLAGRLERLMFYVLPVLAMVLLYTTVRAWRRQH
- a CDS encoding septal ring lytic transglycosylase RlpA family protein, producing the protein MLKRSLSTLALYSLLAGCASHDIDPRGYDQTGTASYYGSRHHGKRTASGEPFNQNGLTAAHRSLPFGTRVLVTNTANQRSVVVRINDRGPHTRGRLIDLSRAAAEKIGMIRSGTARVRVQGLSD
- the gatB gene encoding Asp-tRNA(Asn)/Glu-tRNA(Gln) amidotransferase subunit GatB, translated to MQWEVVIGLEIHTQLATQSKIFSGSATTFGSEPNTQASLVDLGMPGVLPVLNQEAVRMACMFGLAIDAEIGKRNVFARKNYFYPDLPKGYQISQMDLPIVGKGHLDIALEDGTIKRIGVTRAHLEEDAGKSLHEDFSGSTGIDLNRAGTPLLEIVSEPDMRSAKEAVAYVKAIHALVRYLGICDGNMAEGSLRCDCNVSIRPKGQAEFGTRCEIKNVNSFRFIERAINSEIQRQIDLIEDGGKVVQETRLYDPNKDETRSMRSKEEANDYRYFPDPDLLPVVIEDSFLETVRAGLPELPTQKVERFQKQYGLSAYDANVLASSREQADYFEEVVKIGGDAKLAANWVMVELGSLLNKLGIEIDQAPVSAAQLGGMLLRIRDNTISGKIAKTVFEAMAAGEGDADSIIDSKGLKQVTDTGAIDKMLDEVLAANAEQVEQYRAADEAKRGKMFGFFVGQAMKASKGKANPGQVNQLLKAKLEG